The following coding sequences are from one Triticum dicoccoides isolate Atlit2015 ecotype Zavitan chromosome 4A, WEW_v2.0, whole genome shotgun sequence window:
- the LOC119289520 gene encoding uncharacterized protein LOC119289520: MSVQVASPATAAEKTLATTAWSYPYVEYMAQWERQVERRQLFLRSYHFSRDAEISTRVRARRVVLAGARRLRRAAAKGLRRLRTRLRLCFGWAAPVLRRRSTSRRGSVHGFRYGRLPWKAPPAASVCFW, translated from the coding sequence ATGTCTGTGCAAGtggcgtcgccggcgacggcggcggagaaGACTTTGGCGACGACGGCGTGGTCGTACCCGTACGTGGAGTACATGGCGCAGTGGGAGCGGCAGGTGGAGCGGCGGCAGCTGTTCCTCCGGAGCTACCACTTCTCCCGCGACGCCGAGATCTCGACCCGCGTGCGCGCGCGCCGGGTCGTCTTAGCCGGGGCGCGACGcctgcgccgcgccgccgccaaggGGCTCCGCCGCCTCCGCACGCGCCTACGCCTGTGCTTCGGCTGGGCCGCGCCAGTGCTCCGCCGACGCTCCACCTCACGCCGGGGCAGCGTCCACGGGTTCCGCTACGGCCGCCTCCCCTGGAAGGCGCCGCCAGCCGCGTCCGTCTGCTTCTGGTAG